One Halorientalis litorea DNA segment encodes these proteins:
- a CDS encoding NAD(P)/FAD-dependent oxidoreductase, producing the protein MRVAVFGAGYAGLTVARRVARRAPDVELVVVDEDPHHLVKHELHRLVRHPDLADALRVPLSDLLPSARVEQARVTDIDPEERVATLDCDGETSTLEYDAAAVCLGAATAFYDLPGVRENARPLQRVPDALGIREDALATPDGHAVVGGGGLSGVQVAGELAALAADRDLPLDVTLVERADRVASGFGDAFADAVAAELGARDVTVETGVAVDGSDEDTVTLADGRTLPADVFVWTGGIRGPDSLDGDRPTVGADLRVAEGTYVVGDAAAVVDADGREVPASAQTAVREARVAAANLLAEVTDAPTDGPATYRYENAGWVVSVGDGAVAQVEDVVLSGEPARLVKAAIVGGHLGSVGELGRAVDLVAEELGWPTVADLTGLPAAAVGTDPSTLSGLQSSFGTAAVGLSTVLLPGDTHDLTWLTRLLDRDFPGSPVASVLSIPHGRHADDRPE; encoded by the coding sequence ATGCGCGTCGCCGTGTTCGGTGCCGGGTACGCCGGCCTGACCGTCGCCCGCCGGGTCGCTCGCCGGGCCCCCGACGTCGAGTTGGTCGTCGTCGACGAGGACCCACACCACCTCGTCAAGCACGAACTCCACCGCCTCGTCCGGCACCCGGACCTCGCGGACGCCCTCCGGGTCCCACTCTCGGACCTCCTGCCGTCCGCACGGGTCGAACAGGCACGAGTGACCGATATCGACCCCGAGGAGCGGGTCGCCACCCTCGACTGCGACGGGGAGACGAGCACGCTGGAGTACGACGCCGCCGCGGTCTGTCTCGGGGCAGCGACCGCGTTCTACGACCTGCCGGGCGTCCGGGAGAACGCCCGCCCCCTCCAGCGAGTCCCCGACGCCTTGGGCATCCGCGAGGACGCGCTGGCTACCCCGGACGGTCACGCCGTCGTCGGCGGTGGCGGGCTCTCGGGCGTCCAAGTCGCCGGCGAACTCGCCGCCCTCGCGGCCGACCGGGACCTCCCCCTCGACGTGACGCTCGTCGAACGGGCGGACCGGGTCGCGTCGGGATTCGGAGATGCGTTCGCCGACGCCGTCGCCGCCGAACTCGGTGCCCGGGACGTGACCGTCGAGACCGGCGTCGCCGTCGATGGCAGCGACGAGGACACGGTGACGCTGGCCGACGGCCGGACCCTGCCCGCCGACGTCTTCGTCTGGACCGGCGGCATTCGCGGCCCCGACTCCCTCGACGGTGACCGACCAACCGTCGGTGCCGACCTGCGCGTGGCCGAGGGGACATACGTCGTCGGGGACGCCGCCGCCGTCGTCGACGCCGACGGCCGTGAAGTGCCGGCGAGCGCACAGACCGCCGTCCGCGAGGCACGGGTCGCCGCCGCGAACCTCCTCGCGGAGGTGACCGATGCCCCGACCGACGGCCCGGCGACGTACAGGTACGAGAACGCCGGATGGGTCGTTAGCGTCGGTGACGGTGCCGTCGCGCAGGTGGAGGACGTGGTCCTCAGCGGTGAACCAGCACGCTTGGTGAAAGCCGCCATCGTCGGCGGCCACCTCGGGTCGGTCGGCGAACTCGGGCGGGCGGTCGACCTCGTGGCGGAAGAACTGGGGTGGCCGACCGTCGCCGACCTCACTGGCCTGCCTGCCGCGGCCGTCGGCACCGACCCCTCGACCCTGAGCGGCTTGCAGTCCAGTTTCGGGACGGCCGCCGTCGGCCTCTCGACGGTACTGCTACCCGGCGACACACACGACCTGACGTGGCTGACGCGCCTCCTCGACCGGGATTTCCCCGGTAGCCCGGTTGCGTCTGTCCTCTCGATACCACACGGCCGCCACGCCGACGACCGGCCGGAGTGA
- a CDS encoding mRNA surveillance protein pelota: protein MRIDDRVAVEGGRERITLVPETLDDLWHLTYVLEPGDHVSGDTTRRIQRNDDQMRDTGGEREHMYVTIEVADVEFARFANRLRVGGDIVDCSREDQLGHHHTLNVEERDELDVEKVWKSDQLERLQEAVEAADNPDVVVATVEEGEAHVHTVSQYGTEERASITAPTGKGEYARPREELFAEVTDVLVRQDADAVILAGPGFTKQDALDYIEDEQPDLVERITTVDTSAVGDRGVHEVLKRGAVEEVQAETRIAEEASLIDELMEQIGEGAKAAYGPENVAQAAEFGAVDELLVLDEALRRERAGEGEWDVDADEILESVEQQGGEVTVFSNEFDPGQQLANLGEIAAILRYRLD from the coding sequence ATGCGCATCGACGACCGGGTGGCCGTCGAGGGGGGCCGGGAACGCATCACGCTCGTCCCGGAGACGCTCGACGACCTGTGGCATCTCACCTACGTGCTCGAACCCGGTGACCACGTCTCGGGCGACACGACCCGACGCATCCAGCGGAACGACGACCAGATGCGGGACACGGGCGGTGAGCGCGAACACATGTACGTCACCATCGAGGTGGCGGACGTGGAGTTCGCGCGGTTCGCCAACCGCCTCCGGGTGGGCGGAGACATCGTGGACTGCTCTCGGGAGGACCAACTCGGCCACCACCACACGCTGAACGTGGAGGAACGCGACGAGTTGGACGTCGAGAAGGTCTGGAAGTCCGACCAACTGGAACGACTACAGGAGGCCGTCGAGGCGGCCGACAACCCGGACGTGGTCGTCGCCACCGTCGAGGAGGGGGAAGCCCACGTTCACACCGTCAGTCAGTACGGGACCGAAGAGCGTGCGAGCATCACGGCTCCCACCGGGAAGGGGGAGTACGCGCGGCCCCGGGAGGAACTGTTCGCGGAGGTGACCGACGTACTCGTCCGGCAGGACGCCGACGCCGTCATCCTCGCCGGCCCGGGGTTCACCAAACAGGACGCCCTCGACTACATCGAGGACGAACAGCCGGACCTCGTCGAGCGAATCACCACCGTGGACACGAGCGCGGTGGGTGACCGCGGCGTCCACGAGGTGCTCAAGCGTGGGGCCGTCGAGGAAGTCCAAGCCGAGACCCGTATCGCCGAGGAAGCCTCGCTCATCGACGAGTTGATGGAGCAAATCGGCGAGGGCGCGAAGGCGGCGTACGGACCCGAGAACGTCGCACAGGCGGCGGAGTTCGGGGCCGTAGACGAACTGCTCGTGTTAGACGAGGCACTCCGGCGCGAGCGTGCGGGTGAGGGGGAGTGGGACGTGGACGCCGACGAGATACTCGAGTCGGTCGAACAGCAGGGCGGCGAGGTGACGGTTTTCTCGAACGAGTTCGACCCCGGCCAGCAGTTGGCGAACCTCGGGGAGATAGCGGCGATTCTCCGCTACCGACTGGACTGA
- a CDS encoding MBL fold metallo-hydrolase codes for MRVTFLGTGSAMPTGERFQTGILLEQGGDKLLVDCGSGALQGLARTPAGYEGIDGVLLTHHHLDHVADLLPLLKARWLAGSGEVTVAGPSGTTDLVDDMLSVHDYLAEKVAVTTRDIDATTEFEIGGFAGRAAETRHSMPCLAYRLTPAGSVPGPTDQPTVGYSGDTEAFPELLDFFDGTAVLAHDCSFPDGIDVSNHPTPAELGDALAESDAELGRVYLIHLYPHTDGEHDAMLSSIADRYDGDVRIADDGLTLDIG; via the coding sequence ATGCGCGTCACTTTCCTCGGAACCGGGAGCGCGATGCCGACGGGTGAACGGTTCCAGACCGGCATCCTGCTCGAACAGGGCGGGGACAAACTCCTCGTCGACTGTGGGAGCGGTGCCCTCCAGGGCCTCGCCCGGACACCGGCGGGCTACGAGGGTATCGACGGCGTCCTCCTGACCCACCACCATCTGGACCACGTCGCCGACCTCCTCCCGCTGTTGAAGGCCCGCTGGCTCGCTGGGTCGGGCGAGGTGACCGTCGCGGGACCGTCCGGTACCACGGACCTCGTCGACGACATGCTCTCGGTCCACGACTACTTGGCGGAGAAGGTGGCCGTGACGACACGAGACATCGACGCCACGACCGAGTTCGAGATTGGCGGGTTTGCTGGCCGTGCCGCCGAGACGCGCCACTCCATGCCGTGTCTCGCCTACCGTCTGACGCCCGCCGGTAGCGTGCCCGGCCCGACGGACCAGCCGACGGTCGGCTACAGCGGCGACACCGAGGCGTTCCCCGAACTGCTCGACTTCTTCGACGGCACCGCCGTCCTCGCCCACGACTGCTCGTTCCCGGACGGCATCGACGTGTCGAACCACCCCACACCCGCCGAGTTGGGCGACGCACTCGCCGAGTCCGACGCCGAACTCGGCCGGGTCTACCTGATCCACCTCTACCCGCACACGGACGGCGAACACGATGCGATGCTCTCGTCCATCGCCGACCGGTACGACGGCGACGTTCGAATCGCGGACGACGGCCTCACGCTCGACATCGGATAG
- a CDS encoding ATP-dependent helicase has product MGARELLADQSVDYDPEAVAIDDADVLDLLEPPVREWWVEQFGEYVPENGGFFTPPQKEAIPLIDEGTNALVASPTGSGKTLSAFTGIIDELFRRDRAEGLDNSVYCLYVSPLKSLANDIHRNLEVPLAGITEKLDARGEETEIRHAIRHGDTPDSERQQMLDETPHILNTTPETLAILLNSPKFREKLRTVEYVVVDEIHSLAENKRGTHLSVSLERLEAMAEGSPTRIGCSATVEPLDTMAEFLVGRTEPGGEPREYELVDTRFVREFDMELTCPTDDLIDTPREVVNDRFYRQLHDLIADHTNTLVFTNTRSGAERVLQNLRERFDAYDEGNSGCHHGSLSKDERQRIEERLKAGTLDVVTTSTSLELGIDMPHLDLVVQVGSPKSVAALLQRVGRAGHQLGETVTGRVVALDRDELVECAVMLKKAEAGFVDRVFIPENAQDVAAQHVYGMAINAVRPEREVEGILRRAYPYRDYTDREFEQLMRYLTADYEGLEAKNVYAKVWRDENDPPDGEYHYDEFPVGEELLGKRGRLARVIYMTNIGTIPDSFTCDVFTRSGDDWVGQLDEEYLDTLETGDVFVLGGSNYEFRYRRGSKVYVDPTNARPTVPSWFSERLPLSYDLGREILDFQRELLARLEEGGAPAVRRWLREFPLDDDSVRAVARMFTEQVAYAGPESVSTDERLVVEEETDREQYERHYYVHSNYGRRFNDGLSRLLAYRVAQTANANVQVAVADHGFTLSMPLNRKVDLRGILEDIDPADVRPDLRASLRETDLLKRYFRINATRSLMILKRYKGHEKSASQQQVSSDMLLSFAEELPDFAVIEETYREILADKLAVGAIEDVIGAIRAGEIAVTHHRVDSPTPRAFGLATLLASDVVLAEDESEVLRAFHERVVEEIREDEDAPVSG; this is encoded by the coding sequence ATGGGAGCACGCGAGCTGTTGGCCGACCAGTCCGTGGACTACGACCCGGAAGCAGTCGCCATCGACGACGCCGACGTGCTGGACCTGCTCGAACCGCCGGTCCGGGAGTGGTGGGTCGAGCAGTTCGGCGAGTACGTCCCGGAGAACGGCGGGTTCTTCACGCCGCCACAGAAGGAGGCCATCCCGCTCATCGACGAGGGGACGAACGCGCTCGTGGCGTCGCCGACTGGCAGCGGGAAGACGCTCTCGGCGTTTACCGGCATCATCGACGAACTGTTCCGGCGTGACCGGGCCGAGGGGCTGGACAACAGCGTCTACTGTCTGTACGTCTCTCCGCTGAAGTCGTTGGCCAACGATATCCACCGAAACCTCGAAGTGCCACTCGCCGGTATCACCGAGAAACTCGACGCTCGGGGCGAAGAGACCGAGATACGCCACGCAATCCGCCACGGCGACACGCCCGACAGCGAACGCCAGCAGATGCTCGACGAGACGCCCCACATCCTCAACACGACGCCGGAGACGCTGGCGATTCTGCTGAACTCGCCGAAGTTCCGCGAGAAACTGCGAACCGTCGAGTACGTCGTCGTCGACGAGATACACAGCCTCGCGGAGAACAAGCGGGGGACCCACCTCTCGGTGTCGCTCGAACGGCTGGAGGCGATGGCCGAGGGGTCGCCGACCCGCATCGGCTGTTCGGCCACCGTCGAGCCGCTGGACACGATGGCCGAGTTCCTCGTCGGGCGGACCGAACCCGGCGGCGAGCCACGGGAGTACGAACTCGTGGACACGCGGTTCGTCCGGGAGTTCGATATGGAACTCACCTGCCCGACCGACGACCTCATCGACACGCCCCGCGAGGTGGTCAACGACCGCTTCTATCGGCAGTTACACGACCTGATAGCGGACCACACGAACACGCTCGTGTTCACCAACACCCGTTCGGGGGCCGAACGCGTCCTGCAGAACCTCCGTGAGCGGTTCGACGCCTACGACGAGGGGAACTCGGGCTGTCACCACGGCAGCCTCTCGAAGGACGAACGCCAGCGTATCGAGGAACGTCTCAAAGCGGGGACGCTCGACGTGGTGACGACGTCCACGAGCCTCGAACTCGGCATCGACATGCCCCACCTCGATTTGGTGGTACAGGTCGGCTCGCCGAAGTCGGTCGCCGCGCTCCTCCAGCGCGTCGGGCGGGCGGGCCACCAGTTGGGCGAGACGGTGACCGGCCGCGTCGTCGCCCTGGACCGGGACGAACTGGTCGAGTGTGCGGTGATGCTCAAGAAGGCCGAAGCGGGGTTCGTCGACCGCGTGTTTATTCCGGAGAACGCACAGGACGTCGCCGCCCAGCACGTCTACGGCATGGCTATCAACGCCGTCAGGCCCGAGCGCGAAGTCGAAGGGATTCTCAGACGTGCCTACCCCTACCGAGACTACACCGACCGGGAGTTCGAGCAACTCATGCGGTACCTCACCGCCGACTACGAGGGACTCGAAGCGAAGAACGTCTACGCGAAGGTCTGGCGCGACGAGAACGACCCGCCGGACGGGGAGTACCACTACGACGAGTTCCCGGTCGGCGAGGAACTGCTCGGCAAGCGCGGCCGCCTCGCGCGGGTCATCTACATGACCAACATCGGCACCATCCCCGACTCGTTCACGTGTGACGTGTTCACTCGGTCGGGCGACGACTGGGTGGGCCAGTTGGACGAGGAGTACCTCGACACGCTCGAAACGGGCGACGTGTTCGTGCTGGGCGGGAGCAACTACGAGTTCCGCTACCGGCGTGGCTCGAAGGTGTACGTCGACCCCACGAACGCCCGCCCGACGGTGCCGTCGTGGTTCTCCGAGCGGTTGCCCCTCTCCTACGACTTGGGCCGGGAGATTCTGGACTTCCAGCGGGAACTGCTGGCCCGACTGGAGGAGGGCGGCGCGCCCGCAGTCAGGCGGTGGCTCCGCGAGTTCCCGCTGGACGACGACAGCGTGCGAGCAGTCGCGCGAATGTTCACAGAGCAGGTGGCGTACGCGGGACCGGAGAGCGTCAGCACGGACGAGCGTCTCGTCGTCGAGGAGGAGACGGACCGCGAGCAGTACGAGCGACACTACTACGTCCACTCGAACTACGGGCGGCGGTTCAACGACGGCCTCTCGCGCCTGCTGGCCTACCGCGTGGCACAGACTGCCAACGCCAACGTCCAAGTCGCCGTCGCCGACCACGGGTTCACGCTCTCGATGCCGCTGAACCGGAAGGTCGACCTCCGGGGCATCCTCGAAGACATCGACCCGGCGGACGTGCGTCCGGACCTGCGGGCCAGTCTACGGGAGACGGACCTGCTCAAGCGGTACTTCCGCATCAACGCCACGCGGTCGCTGATGATACTCAAACGCTACAAGGGCCACGAGAAGTCGGCCAGTCAGCAACAGGTGTCCAGCGACATGTTGCTCTCGTTCGCCGAGGAGTTGCCGGATTTCGCGGTCATCGAGGAGACGTACCGCGAGATTCTGGCTGATAAACTCGCCGTGGGGGCAATCGAGGACGTGATTGGGGCCATCCGCGCGGGCGAGATAGCGGTCACGCACCACCGCGTCGACTCGCCGACGCCCCGGGCGTTCGGACTGGCGACGTTGCTGGCGAGCGACGTGGTGCTGGCCGAAGACGAGAGCGAAGTCCTCCGTGCGTTCCACGAGCGCGTCGTCGAAGAGATACGCGAAGACGAGGACGCGCCTGTCTCCGGGTAA
- a CDS encoding lactate racemase domain-containing protein, which produces MSHTLPLGAETVTFELPDCRVSVADAPGGEAVDVRTAAQNAVADPHGPALADAADPDDAVTIVVTDVTRATPDDVLVDVLVEELARVGIAREQVTVLVGLGLHRPMTDAEIADAMGEYAAITRNHDPAETVRMGAVDGCPVEVHESVADADLLVSTGMVEPHQYAGFSGGAKTVAIGAGSESLIGYTHGPEMLGRDGVRLGRVDGNPFRETLDSAGDVVGLDFALNVTHGPAGILGASAGDPRAVVRDLAAVGREALSVPVTDEYDAVVAGIGAPKDANLYQTTRAATYVALGDRNPLRPGGRVVLPATLPEGAGDGTGERRFYDRLSNAESASALYEEMLEGYDAGAQRAFVTARVLREYDVYVTNSRSPAVVEDCLMHAAASVEDAVEPGSDVLLVPDALNTLLVSPD; this is translated from the coding sequence ATGTCCCATACGCTCCCACTCGGCGCGGAGACGGTCACGTTCGAACTGCCGGACTGTCGCGTGAGCGTCGCCGACGCCCCCGGCGGCGAGGCAGTCGACGTTCGTACCGCCGCCCAGAACGCCGTCGCCGACCCGCACGGCCCCGCGCTCGCCGACGCGGCCGACCCGGACGACGCGGTGACCATCGTCGTGACCGACGTGACGCGTGCCACGCCCGACGACGTACTCGTCGACGTGCTCGTCGAGGAACTCGCCCGGGTGGGCATCGCCCGCGAGCAGGTGACGGTGCTGGTCGGTCTGGGCCTCCACCGGCCGATGACGGACGCCGAGATAGCCGACGCGATGGGCGAGTACGCCGCCATCACGCGGAACCACGACCCGGCGGAGACGGTGCGGATGGGAGCCGTCGACGGCTGTCCGGTCGAGGTTCACGAGTCCGTCGCCGACGCCGACCTGCTGGTCTCGACTGGGATGGTCGAACCCCACCAGTACGCCGGCTTCTCGGGCGGGGCCAAGACAGTCGCTATCGGTGCGGGGAGCGAGTCGCTCATCGGCTACACCCACGGCCCGGAGATGCTCGGCCGGGATGGCGTCAGGCTCGGCCGGGTGGACGGCAACCCCTTCAGAGAGACGCTCGACAGTGCCGGTGACGTGGTGGGGCTGGACTTCGCCCTCAACGTCACACACGGCCCGGCGGGCATCCTCGGCGCGAGCGCGGGCGACCCGCGCGCTGTCGTCCGTGACCTCGCGGCGGTCGGCCGCGAGGCACTGTCGGTTCCGGTAACCGACGAGTACGACGCCGTCGTCGCCGGCATCGGCGCGCCCAAGGACGCGAACCTCTATCAGACGACGCGGGCGGCCACGTACGTCGCGTTGGGGGACCGCAACCCCCTCCGGCCCGGCGGGCGCGTCGTCCTCCCGGCGACGCTCCCGGAGGGGGCTGGTGACGGGACGGGTGAGCGACGCTTCTACGACCGTCTCTCGAACGCGGAGAGTGCGTCGGCACTCTACGAGGAGATGCTCGAGGGCTACGACGCGGGCGCGCAGCGCGCATTCGTGACGGCCCGTGTGCTCCGCGAGTACGACGTGTACGTCACGAACAGTCGGTCGCCCGCCGTGGTCGAGGACTGCCTCATGCACGCCGCGGCGTCCGTCGAGGACGCCGTCGAACCCGGGAGCGACGTTCTCCTCGTCCCGGACGCGCTGAACACACTGTTGGTAAGCCCGGACTAA
- a CDS encoding AAA domain-containing protein has product MQLRGPVVEVGDGRTVETSSGTSELVEVRIRPDGGRAEAVTVTLWNKWAETAEYLDVGMELLVTDPETDEFRGQTQYATSRDSMVVVEPDFLVNVTDVRSWVQCPRMYYLNKLAGVELVYPVVKGTIVHEVFGDLLRDRDLDTSIPDRVAEAGLELGMLDRDADAVTEDVRDHASAIDGWLSQGTLTETDGWRSEQTLVSETYGLKGRADAVRRGMPVELKTGKNTKREPRFQDKVQATCYALLLGEETAGPDETHVQAAPDTGTLLYTKNAAVERTEETGDLSPAKEFSIGPGLLQYVVRTRNALAAMEFDASVPTGFEADAKCEYCFEQDTCMAVSGRLDQESKAGQVGTPIPEAERDYFDRFYRAIEAERREVHREYVKLWEQTAAERAEDDRALTDLEPRGRTQREGGRWELRAAGTGAVSKIREGDVVLASDGHPIRGRAELARVEQLGEEIVVTTDEPVELRRLDVYPSEISVSRMLTALHDALLKQSAEQKAALFGRRDPAFSHDDGTYIDNNEAQNEAVSLAVRAEDYALIHGPPGTGKTYTLARTVRALVAAGERVLLTAFTNRAVDNALEALREQGFDDFVRVGTETGVRPDMQAFRLTERGDPDELAAELRSAPVVAATTASCGSSVLRGQAFDVALVDEAGQLTEPGALTAVNLAERFVLVGDHQQLPPVVRAEGGGEDRADLSASLFERLIDAHPEASVMLDRQYRMAQRIQAFASREFYDGELRPATGEVAAQRLGDLPTVDTDRLPTHLRDPVTFVDPDGRARGNTNPDEAAAVVETVQAYLDAGVAPGDIGVIAPYRAQVAEIGKRAPDGVAVDTVDRFQGSSKEVIVVSFVATGSLDGPIFEDYRRINVALTRAKKALVLVGDADALSTDPVYGRMVEWAR; this is encoded by the coding sequence GTGCAACTCCGCGGTCCCGTAGTCGAAGTCGGTGACGGGCGGACGGTCGAGACCAGTTCCGGCACGTCCGAACTGGTCGAGGTGCGGATACGGCCCGACGGTGGCCGTGCCGAGGCCGTGACGGTCACGCTCTGGAACAAGTGGGCAGAGACGGCCGAGTACCTCGATGTCGGGATGGAACTGCTGGTGACCGACCCCGAAACGGACGAGTTCCGCGGCCAAACCCAGTACGCCACCAGCCGAGACTCGATGGTCGTGGTCGAACCCGATTTCCTCGTGAACGTGACCGACGTGCGCTCGTGGGTCCAGTGTCCCCGGATGTACTACCTGAACAAACTCGCGGGCGTCGAACTGGTCTACCCGGTGGTCAAGGGGACCATCGTCCACGAGGTGTTCGGTGACCTCCTGCGGGACCGCGACCTCGACACCTCCATCCCCGACCGGGTTGCCGAGGCGGGGCTGGAACTGGGCATGCTGGACCGGGACGCCGACGCGGTGACCGAGGACGTTCGGGACCACGCCAGTGCCATCGACGGGTGGCTCTCACAGGGAACACTCACAGAAACCGACGGGTGGCGGAGCGAGCAGACCCTCGTCTCCGAGACGTACGGCCTGAAAGGGCGGGCCGACGCCGTCCGTCGCGGGATGCCGGTCGAACTCAAGACTGGCAAGAACACCAAGCGCGAGCCACGGTTTCAGGACAAGGTGCAGGCTACCTGCTACGCCCTCCTGTTGGGCGAGGAGACCGCCGGCCCCGACGAGACACACGTCCAGGCCGCGCCCGATACGGGCACGCTCCTCTACACGAAGAACGCGGCCGTCGAGCGCACCGAGGAGACGGGCGACCTCTCCCCGGCCAAGGAGTTCTCTATCGGCCCCGGCCTCCTCCAGTACGTCGTGCGGACGCGCAACGCGCTGGCGGCAATGGAGTTCGACGCCAGCGTGCCGACGGGCTTCGAGGCCGACGCCAAGTGTGAGTACTGCTTCGAGCAGGACACCTGTATGGCCGTCTCCGGCCGTCTCGACCAAGAGTCCAAGGCCGGCCAAGTCGGGACTCCCATCCCCGAGGCGGAACGGGACTACTTCGACCGCTTCTACCGCGCCATCGAGGCCGAGCGACGCGAGGTCCACCGCGAGTACGTCAAGTTGTGGGAGCAGACGGCCGCGGAACGGGCCGAGGACGACCGCGCCCTGACAGACCTCGAACCACGGGGCCGGACACAGCGCGAGGGCGGCCGCTGGGAACTCCGCGCGGCGGGGACGGGAGCCGTCTCGAAGATACGCGAGGGCGACGTGGTGTTGGCGAGCGACGGCCACCCGATTCGCGGCCGGGCGGAACTGGCGCGGGTCGAGCAGTTGGGCGAGGAAATCGTCGTGACGACGGACGAACCGGTCGAACTGCGACGGCTGGACGTGTACCCCTCCGAGATAAGCGTCAGTCGGATGCTCACCGCGCTCCACGACGCCCTGCTCAAACAGTCCGCCGAGCAGAAGGCCGCGCTGTTCGGCCGCCGTGACCCCGCGTTCTCCCACGACGACGGCACCTACATCGACAACAACGAGGCCCAGAACGAGGCCGTCTCGCTCGCCGTCCGTGCCGAGGACTACGCGCTCATCCACGGGCCGCCCGGGACGGGCAAGACGTACACGCTCGCCCGGACGGTCCGCGCGCTGGTCGCGGCGGGCGAACGCGTCCTCCTGACGGCCTTCACGAACCGCGCGGTGGACAACGCCCTCGAAGCCCTCCGGGAGCAGGGATTCGACGACTTCGTGCGCGTCGGTACGGAGACGGGCGTCCGGCCGGACATGCAGGCGTTCCGGCTGACCGAGCGGGGTGACCCCGACGAACTCGCCGCCGAACTCCGGTCGGCACCCGTCGTCGCGGCCACGACCGCCTCCTGTGGCTCCTCGGTGTTGCGCGGGCAGGCGTTCGACGTGGCACTCGTGGACGAGGCGGGCCAATTGACCGAACCCGGCGCGCTGACGGCGGTGAACCTCGCCGAGCGGTTCGTCCTCGTGGGCGACCACCAACAACTCCCGCCGGTGGTCCGGGCCGAGGGCGGGGGCGAGGACCGAGCGGACCTCTCGGCGTCGCTGTTCGAACGGCTCATCGACGCCCACCCCGAGGCGTCGGTGATGCTCGACCGACAGTACCGCATGGCCCAGCGGATTCAGGCCTTCGCGTCCCGGGAGTTCTACGACGGGGAACTGCGGCCCGCGACGGGCGAGGTTGCGGCCCAGCGTCTCGGTGACCTCCCGACCGTCGATACAGACAGGTTGCCCACACACCTCCGTGACCCGGTGACCTTCGTCGACCCCGACGGGCGAGCGCGGGGGAACACGAACCCCGACGAAGCGGCGGCGGTCGTGGAGACGGTGCAGGCGTACCTCGACGCCGGCGTCGCACCCGGCGACATCGGGGTCATCGCCCCCTACCGCGCGCAGGTCGCAGAAATCGGCAAGCGCGCGCCTGACGGCGTGGCCGTCGACACCGTTGACCGGTTTCAGGGCTCCTCGAAGGAGGTCATCGTCGTCTCTTTCGTCGCCACAGGGTCACTCGACGGCCCCATCTTCGAGGACTACCGCCGCATCAACGTCGCGCTCACGCGGGCGAAGAAGGCACTCGTTCTCGTCGGCGACGCCGACGCGCTCTCGACGGACCCCGTGTACGGCCGGATGGTCGAGTGGGCGCGGTAG
- a CDS encoding nuclear transport factor 2 family protein produces MNAAATVRDYYDALRDGDPLGPFFAADGADETAVKFGISERLVGSDEIRAGLREQTETTTRWAVESRALRVTERSCHAWFSDDVFLSWTDTERGIGYEFDTRWSGTLERQDAPNGTAASNSESEGDGDWRFVGMHVSVPGDV; encoded by the coding sequence ATGAACGCCGCGGCGACGGTTCGGGACTACTACGACGCGCTCCGTGACGGCGACCCGCTCGGCCCGTTCTTCGCCGCCGACGGAGCCGACGAGACGGCGGTGAAGTTCGGCATCTCCGAGCGACTGGTCGGGAGCGACGAGATACGGGCGGGATTGCGAGAGCAGACGGAGACGACGACGAGATGGGCCGTCGAGAGTCGTGCCCTCCGGGTGACCGAGCGGTCCTGTCACGCGTGGTTCAGCGACGACGTGTTCCTGTCGTGGACGGACACCGAGCGTGGCATCGGGTACGAGTTCGACACCCGCTGGAGCGGGACGCTCGAACGGCAGGACGCGCCGAATGGCACGGCCGCATCGAACAGTGAGAGCGAGGGGGACGGCGACTGGCGGTTCGTGGGGATGCACGTCAGCGTCCCGGGGGATGTCTGA